The stretch of DNA CAGCTGTGATAGGCCTGCTCACTTATCCctgccctgttttttttttgggtttttttattacattatagGCTGTTTGTGTCTTCACCTCCTATGATGGCTTGATGCTACTGCAGGTTGCCCAGTGCAATATATTTGCCAAATATAGCACAGCACGGCATCTTTCCCATGAAATTATCAAGCAGCATTAAACTTCTCTTCATCGCATCCCCGGGTCCCATGAGTCTGGTACCTCTGTGGAACGTTACGGCAGCTATCAAGTGTTTAATTTTAGTACCTCGTGTAAACCAGGGGTTTATGTTTTCTGCTATCAGTAGAGGAATGCTGTGCCCTCAGCAGCGGAATGCCTCCAGAGCCTTGTTTACACTTAATTCGTGGGAAATAGTGAATACTATCACGCAGTGTGGGAAGCCTTGGTTTGCTGCTGGTGTGTTTTAAGGAAAACTGAAAGACTAAATGTCCTCggatcttttattttgttctcagTGAACTAAACAATGATAAATGCTGTCGCCTCTCTTTTTACAGTAAGTCCCCCACAAACTTTACTCTATTAAGCAGACTCACAATCGGCCCATTTTTATGGCTGGCAAGCAAACCAGGTCAGCCAGAAAATATGAGAAGGGGCCGTTGTGTATTTCCTCATCCCAACATTTCCTCTTACCGAAGCTGACTCTATCTCTCCTTCACACAACATGTATTCATTGTCAATAtgttagaaaaaataattaatagaaGCCAATGTAAAAACGGTCAATTTCAACAAACACGAGCGTACTGTATTTGTGCCAGGATTCATCCTAATGAAATAATGGTGTGAACTGTTTATTtgggaaatcttttttttttttttttttttgtgatgatgTTGTGAAATCAGTAATTAGAGAAGACTCTCTGTAAATATCAAACCGAACTACAGAAACGCTCTAGTTAATACGACAGTTCGTGATTTTAGATATGGGTTATGTCTCATGTATAGTATATTTATAAACTCCGTTTTATTGGCCAACgtagatgtttttgtttctgtaaaaactGACTGCAGGGCATCAGCTGTACTGATCAGCTGACTTCGAACAGTGTCGCCCTTTTAATGGTATGGAGGTATTGATTGTTTACAAAACCAATAGTCCCACTTAGCTTTGAAAATGACAACCTATCTTTTTTCATGATGTATTGATAATAAACAAATTATATGGGAGCTCCAGAATCTGCTCCTAAGTTCTGCGCACTCGTTCTCGAAAGTCAGAAACTTGCTACCCACCCCCTCGCCACGATGAGCCGCAGAGCCTCCAGGTTGCCGTGATAAGCAGCCCATAAGGTCGGTGTCATGCCATCCTCATCCGGTGCGTTGAGATCCTTCCGAGTTGCCTCCTTCAGCAGGTCCAGGTGGCCGTCCCGGGCCGCCTTGTGGTACCTGTCATTCATGGTGCAGGATTGGTCCACCCTGCGCGACCCCATTCCGCTTCATCGGCACCGCCgtcatcgtcgtcgtcgtcatGCGGGCATGTAGTGGGCGCAGACCGGTCTCTCCGTTTCCCCAGAGTCAGTGGCTACTGATCAGCGGAGCAGCGACAGGCAGGGCGCGTCTCCGGTATCCAGGGACGCCACGGTGCGCACGGCGCGGGCGACAGTGCTCCCCTGTTGTGGTCTGCAACAGACTGGGGACCCCTCTCTGGTGTCTAAACAACAAACTccacaaaacagacacattgtAATTCATCTGAGGGAAAGTGGTGTAGTAAGGTAGCCCTAACTGAATCTAGCCAACTGATCAGGACTCTATTCCTTCTACATTCCTTATTGGGACTTCAGGGAGCGTGAATTTGACTTTTATATCTGTTGATGATCTCATGCCTGTGCATATATGTGTCCGAGAGTCTCAGTAATGACTCTAAAAAAGACATTATCCTTTGGTATAGTGATACAAACTACTTTCACCTTATGTGGCTCAAACTGTATTTAGGCTTTTCAACAGATAAGCAGTTTAACGGCcatgaaaatgattatttattatttttattattatctacATGCCAGTCTTTGGTTGATGCGGTAGcataattcaattttttatgTTACTACATAGTCAACAAATTTCCTTTACTCTTTCAAACTCATCCACCCAACAGGAATGAACTTCAAGACAAAACCATCCACCGCACCAAAGTTTTAGAGGTGTATAAACTTGTTCAGGAAATGATGAGTACTGACATTTGTATTACCAGATTTGTCTCATGTGAATGACAGGTAGGGAAGATTCAGAGACACACTGGTGTCGTAGTTTTTCCCTGTTCTTTTCAATAAACCATTGTTCTCACTTTGAACTTTACGTTGCTGCGAGTGCGGACATATAGATTTCACTATGGAGTGTGGCAATAAACTAAACCCCACCTCTGCTGTTAACCCCACCCTGTTGAAAAGGAGATAAATCTGCCTAAGTCATGATCTAAAATAAGCATAGTTGAACTAGTGGCTTAGAGAATGAAGTTGTCATACATACTATCCAATTGAAACTTCCATAACAATAGGCACAGATAGTGGCTTTTCATGTAGTACACCTCAGGCATTTTGCTGTGAGAAGATACGGAGGCATCTCTCCTCATTGAGCCATGAATAGCATTAAAGAGCTGAAAGTATTCCCTTCAAGTGCTGAGTCAAAAAGATAGGCAAATAACGCGTGCTACGCCTATTTGGAGAATTCAGATCACATTTAGATTGTAAGGCATGGCTGGATGTGGTCAGCTGCAgctaaggggaaaaaaaaaggtggattAAGCTGAATAAGAAAAAGACATAAAGCGCTGAAATTATCtataaatgtttttgatgattAATGTCACGTACAGGTTTGTTTAGCATTTAGCAACTTCAGCAttcattttgtacaaaatgtgcAAGTGCACAAAACAATCTATtgcataaaatcaaaaaaaaaaaaaattgctgtttaTCTGAAAGGGAACCGGTTTCTGGTATTTTGGAATTCGTGAGAAATGGCTGTTCCAGGAAACATCTTTTGAACTTTATGTGAATATTATGTGCAAAACACTCTGTGTTTGGTAATAATATGGTATTGTTCATAACagatttattgacatttatgaCTATTTGTATAGTAAACCACTGTGTTTTTGAAGGCATATAAAAGCCATGGCGGTTCAGACTCCTCAGGATCATACTACATCAGGTAGGCTTACAGGTATTCTGAAAccctttctttatttttcaaaaggtCACTGCTTTGTTGAACTGTTGTAAGAGCTCGGTTGTGATACAGGATAGGAgctattttacattattatacaGCTATTTTAATTGTCCTGAAGTTATTCTTGATTTTATCTGTGATGGAGAGGGATAGCGTAGATTCCAGGAAATACAGCTAATCCACATAAACATGTTTGTGGATTCTTATTCAATACAGCCTTGTTAACATGCATTGCTTGCCAAAATAAGAGCCACAAGAGGAGGAAATTAATTGCATTTGGTGATTTGAAACTGCTCTTTTGTCAAGCACCCACAGGGTGACATTTATGCTGATTTTGTGTCCATGGAAAAGTTTCATGGGCGGGATCTGTCTTTAAAGGGAGTGGGTGTAGCTGTTAAACCTGTAACGTCTCATGTGCAGCCGAATGAATACAACGAAAAACTCATTCCTGAACAGATCTTAGAGAGAAGAGTCATGTGTTTGAACACTGGCCATCCCTGCAACTGCTTGACTGACGGTAATCCCTGTGAACCATGTAGGATGACGGCCAAAGACAGGGAGACGGAGGAGGCCCACCTTTCCAACAACATCAATGCACAGAGTCAAGCGGAGAGCACATGTGAGCCTGACCTGACCATCTCTTCCAGTGGAGTCGTGAGGGAGAGGGGCCGAAACTGGGGATGGATGCTGTCTGGGATCATTTGTGTAAACATCTTGATCCTGGGCTGTGCCTTGGCCAGTGGCAGTGCTCACAGTGATATAAACATCAGAACCTCTGACCTTCAGATTTacctcatcatcctcctcctcctcacctccatCTGGATGATTTATTACATCATCTACACAGCAAGGAAAGAAAACGCTGTTGTTTACCAGGATGCCCATGCTGGACCGGTATGGCTCAGGGGTAAGTAAATGTCCCACTTCCTTTAgaattaagtattttatttagaGCAATCTTGAacggtttttaaaaaattttccGTGCTCtgcatgttctttttcttttaggagGACTGGTACTATTTGGACTGCTCAGTATTATCATGGACATTTTCAAGATAGCCGGCTATGTGGGCTACCTCCACTGCAAATCTGCTGTTAAGGTTGCATTCCCTGTGGTGCAACTTGTTTTCATAGTTGTACAGGTAAAAATGCCTAAAAATACCAGTGTGCTACACAGGTTACATTGTTGACTTGAGTCTTTATGGTTGTAAAATATTAagataaatgtgaaattaatttgCAGACATACTTCATGTGGATCCATGCCAAGGACTGTGTACAGATACAAAAGAACATTACACGGTAGGTGCTTAATGgatttcctttctctttctttcatcacTCACTGTCTTTGTAAACATGCTGTTTCTCAGGGTATCTATTTTGATACTTAAAAGTTCATTCTTCTCCTTTAACATTTGTTGCGCAGGAAATTGAGAGTAACCTGAACAATTGagagcatttttaatttgaagtttcTGCTACAAGACTGGCGTTGTTTCGTTGCCAAAAAGAGAAATTTCTCTTCATTTGCAGACCTTGAAAACGtgcaattattattttattttttttacattaaattgtAATCGggctgcaaccaatgattatgttcattatccattaatcctgcgatttttttctcaataaattAACTCATCGTTTGGTGgaaaaaataccagaaaattgTTATCCAAATTTCCCAGGTTGGACTCTAGGTTTGAATTGCTTGTTTTAACTGATGAAAATTtgaaaacccaaaggtattcagtttaatatTACATAGAACTAAGTAGACCAGCACATATTCACATTAGCTGGAGCTGTAACCAgtacatttttggcattttgcttaaaaacatgacttaaatgattaatcagatATCAAAACTGTCGCCGATTATTTTCCTGTCAGTCACTATTCAGTCGATGAACTAGTTTTTTACCTCTAAATTTAAATGCACCAGCTTTGGTttgaaaaccaaataaaataaaaagcagaatattGTTATTTATTGAACTCATTACTCACATGACATTATGGGACATTGCCTTGTAAAGCAGATCATGCTTTTTGCCGCTGCTATCGTCTCTGATCATTGTGTCCTCTTGTTTCCCTCATCTTTTATTCAGCTGTGGGCTGATGCTCACCCTCTCCACAAATCTGGTTGTGTGGATGACGGCGGTCACTGAGGAGTCCGTTCACCAAACAACCGTTCCCGACTATCCGAGCAACAACACTAAACTCTCTGGACGAAGCCTGTACATCAGTAAAGGTAATTAAAGCAGATTAAGCGATCACAGTACAAATCTGTACAAATCTGTACGTATCTGTACAAATACGACAGCATAatatttctctcctcctgtgcTCTGTCATGTTTTGCAGCAAGTTATGGAGACAGTACGTGCAAGTGCAGCCACACTTCATGTAGCATCTTCAAGGAAGCCTACTACTACCTGTACCCCTTCAATATTGAGTACAGTCTCTTTGCCTCTGCCATGGCCTATGTCATGTGGAAAAATGTAAGTCGAGTAGCAGATGAACATGCCCACCACAGTATGAAATTCCATCTGAAGGACGTATTTCTCGGTCCTGTAACGGGAATTCTCTTAGTGGTGGCAGGTCTGGCAACCTTCATCGCATATGAGAcggaaatgaaaaaagaaaacaatgattaCAAGAAAGACAAGGCAGTGATGATGCACTTTGTCATGAATATAGTCATAGTGACCACGATGTCCATTTCCACCTTGATTGGCTGCACTATCTACAAGGTGGACCACAGGGAGCACGTATCAGAGAAAAACCCCACACGCAGCCTGGATGTGGGGCTGCTGGTGGGAGCCTCACTGGGACAATTCATCATCAGCTATTTCACCCTTGTAGCCATGATTGCAACAGGAGCCAAAGGCTACCTAAACAGGCTCAACCTGGCCTGGGCTATCCTGATGGTGATCCAGCTCGGCCTTCAGAACTACTTCATAATTGAGGGTCTGCATCGGGAGCCCTACCATGAGGTGCACCCAGTCACTGTGGTGGCAAATCCATATGTGCTGCAGCCAGGCAAAGACCTGAGCAGCCTTGAAGGATCAGATATGGACACAAAGTCAAGCCCAGAACCCACAGAGCACAACCACCATGGCCACACAGCTGAGCACAGACCGAAACTGTCCTGGAAGAGACGGGTGTTGAAGGaggtctgtgtttttctgctgctgggCAACATCATAGTAAGTACCATTCTCCCTCGCTGCCTCACATTCACTGTTTGTAAACTCACTAAATACTCAACCTGTTCTCGTTTCTTTCTTTGACAGCTGTGGATCATGCCGGCATTCGGTGCTCGTCCCCAGTTTGACCATGACACTGAAACTAAATTCTACAGCTTCAACATTTGGGCTGCTGTTGTCAATGTTGGACTTCCTTTTGGCATCTTTTACCGCATGCACTCAGTCGCCAGTCTGTTTGAGGTTTTTCTGACCTCATAACACTGCAGCAGGACCAGAGGTGTCCAGCCAACTTTTTTGACATAAAATTGTATAAATTGTACTTGGTTTTGACAATGCTTTGTTACTTCTCTATGActaagctgtttttttctctctgttttgaggTGGGTATTGACTTACGAATATCATAACTTTGATGTCTCTCATTATGTTATAGCCTGTATATGTGACAGTGTAAATGTActataaatgttgttttcagaaggcaaaaaaatataaaacattataataataCTGATGCTGATCTTGTGCAATTTTATGCTTCAGTCTGTACATGCACACCATAAATGCAAGCAATAAAATAAGCTGCATGAAAGGgaatgatttattgttttactaattactattgtcattattattattaccactGCTACATAATAGTCTGTTTTGAAAGACCTAGGTAGTCTGCTACATCTAGCTAACATTTTTATTAGAGCTTAACAATTAGTCAGTTGATTGATTGGTCAAAAGATAGAAAATTACTCtgcaattatttttgataaacagTTCATTGttagtaatttttcaagaaaatataCCAAACATTACCTAGTTCCAGTccaaatttttatgtttttctttgtcttacaatacagtaaacaaaatatcttcggtttttggactgtttgacattttggacattCTTTAGGAGACTGAAATGGTCATGTTACACGATCTTCTGATTGTATGTACCAAATGATTATTAGATCCATcaaaaaccaaacagcagatTGATCGATAATGAGAATTGTTAGGAGTAGCCCTAATGACCGAATGGACATATGCAaatagtcaattaatcaaacGTAGAAAAGAAACCCTTTACTAAAGCATCTGCAAGAACTTACGAGCCTAAAATACAAGCTGATTTATGTTACAACAATCacaagtgacattttttttttgcgggATTGGCTTACCTTTAAGTCAGGCACATTTAAAGCCACACTCGCCTGGGGTCCTTATCACACGGTTTTGTTTACAACAACGTCACCAGGAAATACATCCTGAAGTGTTAAAATCAAAATGCGGAGACAGGTAAACGGTCCTAAATTATACTTTGTGATAATTTAGAGAAGAATATTTGTCTGAATATGGTGCAACGCGTCTTAATCGATATTTTGGACTCAAATATTCATGacttttaatgtgtaaattacAAACTAAGCCGAGGAAACAGGCAGTTAGCTCGGTATGTGCTGCGTTTGCGTTAATCTGCtaatgtttgatttgttttcaggACTCTCAGGACTCCCCTCTTTTTGGTGAAGATGACAGTCACGTCAGGCTAAAAGAGTCTAAAATTAGGTGAGATGTGCTACTTTTGTGGTTAAAGCTAACTGTCCTGTATCCTGAccaaatgttttactttaactaaaaataataaaatggcaATCTGTGTTTCAGGCATCCTCTAGCCTCATTCTTCCATCTCTTCTTCCGAACAAGTGCCATCCTGGTCTACTTACTGTGTGACATCCTCAGCAGTCGTTTTATTGCCTGTATGGTCACCATCATCCTCCTGCTGTCATGTGACTTCTGGACTGTGAAGGTGAGAAGCTCAGGTCATGGTTTAACTATGGATACAAACTATATGAACTTTTACTAATTTACCCTGTGCCACACGCCTGTGCTTGTGTAACGTAGGGCGGCAACTagctattattttcattatggatgaATCCGTTAATGATTTTTTTCGATCcattgattaataatttagtCTATAAAGTGTCCTATTcccattataatttcccacagcccaagcTTATGTATTCACATTGCTCGATTTGTCCGACCGACAGTCTCGTCCCCAACTATATTCACTTTACAATCATAttagacaaacaaaagcatcaaatcctcacagtAAAGAAGCTATTATGAGAGAAaattggtatttttgcttgaaaaattacctaaaagattaattaattattagaGTTTTTCCAGTTAATTTTATGTTGGATTGAAAATATGTTTAGTCGATGAATCAACTAATCATATTTTATGGTTTTTTATCTTAGCATGTCCATGTCCCATTTGGGAggatatctgttttttttgtttaggttttcatcgtttttttattttacatttttgtgaatatttggacACGTGCGTAATGTATATGTTGTTTATGacagaataaatcaaatcaaagtaccaggttttcatttacagatgGATTCCTTTTTTGTTTAGAACGTATCTGGCAGGCTGTTGGTGGGCCTTCGGTGGTGGAATCAAGTGGACGAAGATGGAAAGAACCACTGGGTGTTTGAGTCAAGGAAGGTAAGCAGAAGCTCATCAGGCACATCCAAAATGCCTTGCTCGTATTTGCTCGGGGCTCTTTTCAGctcaagaaaaaaaggtttctcaCGTGGAAGACACACAGTTggaaaaacaagataaacaaaCAGCCTCATCATGTTTCCTTTTTGCAATTAAACCTGACTTTGGCAGCAAACAACTCCGGTTCTCTGTAAAGTAATAGCGATCTCGGTAAATAGAGGTATATTTAAAGTGACACGGAGGTGactgcatttctgtttgcaGTTTGTGGAAGATACGGTGCATGCATATATAATTTCATAGACTGACTGCACTTTGCAGTGTTGTGAGTGCCAGTGTAACATTTGTAAAGCATTTTTACCATGTAATGTAGCTGCATGACCCTATTAGATGATTGAAGATAGTGTAACATAAAACAGCTCCATTGTCCTCTCTTAGAATTATCATGCGGCACAATGGGGACACTGGACATGATGAAACCTTGTTTACTTTTgttaacagacacacagtgtgAACACAACATCCAGCGCTGAGTCCCGGATTTTCTGGCTTGGCCTTATCGTGTGCCCCATCTTTTGGATTGTCTTTTTGTTCAGCACCATCTTCTCCTTCAAGATTAAATGGCTGGTCAGTTCAGAGTTTCTGCGTGTGGATGCCAGTTTAATATCTGTCAGTCCCAAACAGCTGCTAATTGTTGGTTTATGTCTCGTTTCTTTTTGTGATTCTGCCCCACAGGCTGTTGTAATAATGGGCTTGGTTTTACAATGGGCCAACTTGTATGGTTATGTCAGATGCAAGGTGGGTGGAAAGTCCAACCTGAGAAGCATGGCAAAGAACTATCTTGGTTTCCAGATTTTTAAACAGGTATTTGAATTGTAATCATAATCCCCTTCTTTCATTGTGTTGTAATGAATtgtttcattaatattttaatttttttccaccaaaggCAATGACGAAAACGGAGGGACCTTGAAGTTGAAGAGGACAAGTGACAACCATCTCCAGTGAGATGGAGAACAAATTGTGTTTATATGATTCCTGTTGAGAAGGTGGATGGTCTTTTCTTGCGATGTAAgggttttgtatgtgtttgtttcctctgaatTTATGGATTGATGAATTCAAGAATAATTGCCAAAGTTTTCtatacattcaaataaaatacaatgtattttTGAGACATAATACATACAACAGAATACAATTTTGagattaaatttattttgatagtAGATCAGTGCAGGGGacagttatatttttattgatgtgAAGTAGTTGTTTTATCTAAATTAACATTCGGACCCTTCCTTGTAAGCTGAGTTTACCACAAGACTGTCATAGCCCCTTATGTGCTTTAATGTATCTTCTACCAGCATTTAgttaagctttatttattcaggagATCTCATTGAGATCAAGAT from Xiphias gladius isolate SHS-SW01 ecotype Sanya breed wild chromosome 3, ASM1685928v1, whole genome shotgun sequence encodes:
- the zgc:112148 gene encoding Golgi apparatus membrane protein TVP23 homolog B, producing MRRQDSQDSPLFGEDDSHVRLKESKIRHPLASFFHLFFRTSAILVYLLCDILSSRFIACMVTIILLLSCDFWTVKNVSGRLLVGLRWWNQVDEDGKNHWVFESRKTHSVNTTSSAESRIFWLGLIVCPIFWIVFLFSTIFSFKIKWLAVVIMGLVLQWANLYGYVRCKVGGKSNLRSMAKNYLGFQIFKQAMTKTEGP
- the LOC120786902 gene encoding proton channel OTOP2-like, whose protein sequence is MCLNTGHPCNCLTDGNPCEPCRMTAKDRETEEAHLSNNINAQSQAESTCEPDLTISSSGVVRERGRNWGWMLSGIICVNILILGCALASGSAHSDINIRTSDLQIYLIILLLLTSIWMIYYIIYTARKENAVVYQDAHAGPVWLRGGLVLFGLLSIIMDIFKIAGYVGYLHCKSAVKVAFPVVQLVFIVVQTYFMWIHAKDCVQIQKNITRCGLMLTLSTNLVVWMTAVTEESVHQTTVPDYPSNNTKLSGRSLYISKASYGDSTCKCSHTSCSIFKEAYYYLYPFNIEYSLFASAMAYVMWKNVSRVADEHAHHSMKFHLKDVFLGPVTGILLVVAGLATFIAYETEMKKENNDYKKDKAVMMHFVMNIVIVTTMSISTLIGCTIYKVDHREHVSEKNPTRSLDVGLLVGASLGQFIISYFTLVAMIATGAKGYLNRLNLAWAILMVIQLGLQNYFIIEGLHREPYHEVHPVTVVANPYVLQPGKDLSSLEGSDMDTKSSPEPTEHNHHGHTAEHRPKLSWKRRVLKEVCVFLLLGNIILWIMPAFGARPQFDHDTETKFYSFNIWAAVVNVGLPFGIFYRMHSVASLFEVFLTS